The Xiphophorus couchianus chromosome 14, X_couchianus-1.0, whole genome shotgun sequence genome includes a region encoding these proteins:
- the haus4 gene encoding HAUS augmin-like complex subunit 4 isoform X2 → MTRCRRAQLESGSTRCIVASLVFFCFSWEKQRQKVKRNLLTLLSYKRENIEQKKMFVGLETTNILVLGTGDNLHQQVLASLPLCDVTEEDLTQSPQFCKLLATLTQHVDRSGLTVPLKADLDRAEQKLQRQKRQWLCSESLHRGLQEMIQEFYVRKHNSTVPPDQNMEPLLQFYETMERCLRVTQCSKQLDPSSTTSQDKPSVLGLTPQQVLQLLPSEKDVQQMKQALPRQLERRLKEKCLSLVSYYQPEWENESEGLKTNKLSHLSILLDKDKKRTEQLKETCRENTVLLQRQTQLYLSELIKCIQLLQTLLLDHRLKIQTDLDGKKLDYFEGKCELVLQKIK, encoded by the exons ATGACCCGATGTAGGCGCGCGCAACTTGAATCAGGAAGCACTCGTTGCATTGTGGCGTCgctggttttcttttgtttctcgTGGGAGAAACAACGTCAGAAGGTCAAACGGAATCTTTTGACACTATTAAGCTACAAAAGGGAAAACATcgaacagaagaaaatgttcgTTGGGCTCGAGACAACGAACATTTTAGTGCTGGGGACGGGAGACAATTTGCATCAACAGG TTCTCGCTTCCTTACCGCTGTGTGACGTGACAGAGGAAGATTTGACCCAGAGTCCTCAGTTCTGTAAGCTCTTGGCCACTCTGACTCAGCATGTGGACAGAAGTGGACTCACTGTCCCACTTAAAGCAGACCTGGACAGG gctgagcagaagctgcagagacAGAAGCGCCAGTGGCTGTGCTCTGAGAGCCTCCACAGAGGGCTGCAGGAAATGATCCAGGAGTTCTACGTCCGGAAGCACAACTCCACCGTCCCCCCTGACCAGAACATG GAGCCTTTGCTACAGTTCTATGAAACAATGGAGAGGTGTCTGCGTGTGACTCAGTGTTCCAAGCAGCTAGATCCCAGCAGCACCACAAGCCAGGACAAGCCGTCCGTTCTGGGCCTAACACCCCAACAAGTTCTCCAGCTCCTGCCTTCAGAAAAG GATGTCCAACAAATGAAACAGGCTCTTCCCAGACAGCTGGAGAGACGTCTGAAGGAGAAGTGTCTGAGCCTCGTCTCTTATTATCAGCCCGAATGGG AGAATGAGAGTGAGGGTCTGAAGACCAACAAGCTGTCTCATCTGTCCATCCTGCTGgacaaagacaagaaaagaaCAGAGCAGCTGAAGGAGACGTGTCGAGAAAACACTGTCCTGTTGCAAAGACAAACCCAGCTCTACCTCTCC GAGCTGATTAAATGTATCCAGCTGCTCCAGACGCTCCTCTTGGATCACAGACTGAAGATCCAGACAGACCTGGACGGAAAGAAATTGGATTACTTTGAAGGCAAATGTGAACTAGTCTTGCAGAAGATAAAGTGA
- the haus4 gene encoding HAUS augmin-like complex subunit 4 isoform X1 gives MFVGLETTNILVLGTGDNLHQQVLASLPLCDVTEEDLTQSPQFCKLLATLTQHVDRSGLTVPLKADLDRAEQKLQRQKRQWLCSESLHRGLQEMIQEFYVRKHNSTVPPDQNMFYETMERCLRVTQCSKQLDPSSTTSQDKPSVLGLTPQQVLQLLPSEKDVQQMKQALPRQLERRLKEKCLSLVSYYQPEWENESEGLKTNKLSHLSILLDKDKKRTEQLKETCRENTVLLQRQTQLYLSELIKCIQLLQTLLLDHRLKIQTDLDGKKLDYFEGKCELVLQKIKTEMVEIQLDTYSHDTISAHRKIREKLESELTACKEEKQALEMKLSSFEILGKGFEALADEYCRLRQEIDMKNWALKELTKYNEK, from the exons atgttcgTTGGGCTCGAGACAACGAACATTTTAGTGCTGGGGACGGGAGACAATTTGCATCAACAGG TTCTCGCTTCCTTACCGCTGTGTGACGTGACAGAGGAAGATTTGACCCAGAGTCCTCAGTTCTGTAAGCTCTTGGCCACTCTGACTCAGCATGTGGACAGAAGTGGACTCACTGTCCCACTTAAAGCAGACCTGGACAGG gctgagcagaagctgcagagacAGAAGCGCCAGTGGCTGTGCTCTGAGAGCCTCCACAGAGGGCTGCAGGAAATGATCCAGGAGTTCTACGTCCGGAAGCACAACTCCACCGTCCCCCCTGACCAGAACATG TTCTATGAAACAATGGAGAGGTGTCTGCGTGTGACTCAGTGTTCCAAGCAGCTAGATCCCAGCAGCACCACAAGCCAGGACAAGCCGTCCGTTCTGGGCCTAACACCCCAACAAGTTCTCCAGCTCCTGCCTTCAGAAAAG GATGTCCAACAAATGAAACAGGCTCTTCCCAGACAGCTGGAGAGACGTCTGAAGGAGAAGTGTCTGAGCCTCGTCTCTTATTATCAGCCCGAATGGG AGAATGAGAGTGAGGGTCTGAAGACCAACAAGCTGTCTCATCTGTCCATCCTGCTGgacaaagacaagaaaagaaCAGAGCAGCTGAAGGAGACGTGTCGAGAAAACACTGTCCTGTTGCAAAGACAAACCCAGCTCTACCTCTCC GAGCTGATTAAATGTATCCAGCTGCTCCAGACGCTCCTCTTGGATCACAGACTGAAGATCCAGACAGACCTGGACGGAAAGAAATTGGATTACTTTGAAGGCAAATGTGAACTAGTCTTGCAGAAGATAAA AACTGAGATGGTGGAAATCCAGCTGGACACCTACTCTCATGACACAATTTCTGCTCACCGAAAAATAAG GGAGAAGCTGGAGAGCGAGCTGACGGCTTGTAAAGAAGAGAAGCAGGCGTTGGAGATGAAGCTGTCGTCGTTTGAGATCTTGGGGAAAGGGTTTGAGGCGCTGGCCGATGAGTACTGCAGATTACGGCAGGAGATAGACATGAAAAACTGGGCTCTGAAAGAACTGACCAAGTACAATGAAAAGTAG